In the Gymnogyps californianus isolate 813 chromosome 3, ASM1813914v2, whole genome shotgun sequence genome, one interval contains:
- the CITED2 gene encoding LOW QUALITY PROTEIN: cbp/p300-interacting transactivator 2 (The sequence of the model RefSeq protein was modified relative to this genomic sequence to represent the inferred CDS: inserted 1 base in 1 codon), protein MADHMMAMNHGRFPDGSGGLHHHPAHRMGMGQFPTPHHHHQQQQPPQQHAFSALMGDHIHYGAGNMNASSGVRHAMGPGSVSGGHPAGSMPPPARFSGSQFXGPPVASPGGQLSASMQLQKLNNQYFSHHPYPHSHYMPDLHPGSHQLNGSSQQHFRDCNPKHGGGGGGGSGLPPAVPHVPAAMLPPNVIDTDFIDEEVLMSLVIEMGLDRIKELPELWLGQNEFDFMTDFVCKQQPSRVSC, encoded by the exons ATGGCAGACCACATGATGGCCATGAACCACGGGCGATTCCCCGACGGATCCGGCGGGCTTCACCACCACCCTGCGCATCGGATGGGCATGGGGCAGTTTCCCACcccccatcaccaccaccagcagcagcagccgccgcagCAGCACGCCTTCAGCGCCCTGATGGGCGACCATATACATTACGGAGCTGGGAATATGAACGCGAGCAGCGGGGTGAGGCACGCCATGGGGCCGGGGAGCGTGAGCGGAGGGCACCCGGCCGGCAGCatgccgccccccgcccgcttCAGCGGCTCCCAGT ATGGCCCCCCCGTGGCCAGCCCGGGAGGGCAGCTGAGCGCCAGCATGCAGCTCCAGAAGCTGAACAACCAGTACTTCAGCCACCACCCCTACCCCCACAGCCACTACATGCCGGACTTGCACCCCGGCAGCCACCAGCTGAacggcagcagccagcagcatttCAGGGACTGCAACCCCAagcacggcggcggcggcggcggcggcagcggcttGCCGCCCGCCGTCCCCCACGTCCCCGCGGCAATGCTGCCGCCCAATGTCATAGACACTGACTTCATCGACGAGGAGGTCCTCATGTCCTTAGTCATCGAAATGGGGCTGGATCGCATCAAGGAGCTTCCCGAGCTGTGGTTGGGACAGAACGAGTTTGACTTCATGACAGACTTCGTTTGCAAACAGCAGCCCAGCAGGGTGAGCTGCtga